A portion of the Lysinibacillus timonensis genome contains these proteins:
- a CDS encoding ABC transporter ATP-binding protein, with the protein MSKKVLLEVKDLKKYFEVKEGFTKKQLLKAVDGISFEVYEGETLGIVGESGCGKSTTGNLLIHLLEKTEGTIIFNGRNFDKLSKKEIRDLRSDIQMIFQDPFSSLNPRMRVKDIIAEPLRTHTNKSKKEIELEVIQLMEAVGLDASYLNRFPHEFSGGQRQRVGIARAVALRPKLIICDEPISALDVSIQAQILNLLIQLENDFNLTFIFIAHGLPAVKYISDRIAVMYLGKIVEITTRTQLFDKPLHPYTISLVSAVPLPDPTIRDKRERVILDGDVPSNVEIPSGCRFHTRCPYATEKCKTESPELSEYEPGHEVACFYPRAN; encoded by the coding sequence ATGAGTAAAAAGGTACTTCTAGAAGTTAAGGATTTAAAGAAATATTTTGAAGTAAAAGAGGGATTCACGAAAAAGCAATTACTGAAAGCGGTGGATGGCATTAGTTTTGAAGTTTATGAAGGCGAGACTCTAGGGATTGTTGGAGAATCAGGATGTGGTAAGTCTACGACAGGGAATTTACTTATTCATTTGCTTGAAAAGACAGAAGGGACAATTATCTTTAATGGAAGAAATTTCGATAAACTATCGAAAAAAGAAATAAGAGATTTACGTTCTGATATACAAATGATATTCCAAGATCCTTTTTCTTCATTGAATCCTAGAATGCGAGTAAAAGATATTATTGCAGAACCTCTTCGGACACATACTAATAAATCTAAAAAAGAAATAGAACTAGAAGTCATTCAATTAATGGAGGCAGTTGGGCTAGACGCATCCTATCTAAATCGCTTCCCTCACGAGTTCAGCGGTGGACAAAGACAAAGGGTAGGAATTGCACGAGCAGTTGCTTTAAGACCAAAATTGATTATTTGCGATGAGCCTATTTCCGCTTTAGATGTTTCCATTCAAGCACAGATTTTAAATTTACTTATTCAACTAGAAAACGATTTTAATTTAACATTCATATTTATTGCGCATGGATTACCAGCGGTGAAATATATTAGTGATCGAATTGCTGTTATGTATTTGGGGAAAATTGTTGAAATTACAACAAGAACTCAGCTATTCGATAAGCCACTTCATCCTTATACGATTAGTTTAGTATCAGCAGTTCCACTACCTGATCCGACCATACGGGATAAAAGAGAAAGAGTAATCTTAGACGGAGATGTTCCAAGTAACGTAGAAATACCGTCGGGATGTAGATTTCATACACGTTGCCCGTACGCGACAGAAAAATGTAAAACAGAATCTCCCGAACTCTCTGAATATGAACCTGGGCACGAGGTGGCATGTTTCTATCCACGAGCCAACTAG
- a CDS encoding ABC transporter ATP-binding protein: MSDLSYVLNVKDLHTSFKTNEGYVPSVNGVTFQIRKGETLAVVGESGSGKSVTALSIMGLIEKPGVIEKGNIMLEKTELTTIKEKDYRKLRGNEIAMIFQEPLTSLNPLFTIGNQISESIRLHQGVGKKEAKLQVIELLKRVGIPRAEKIYNSYPHTLSGGMRQRVMIAMALSCKPKLLIADEPTTALDVTIQAQILELMKMLKKENDTAILLITHDLGVVAEMADNVAVMYAGQVVEYADVYSLFKTPKHPYTKGLLNSTPKFYEINEKLESIKGTVPSPFAMPTGCRFNPRCPFAMDKCLVDAPPLLQLDDSRQARCWLVLDKVGELSQ; this comes from the coding sequence ATGAGTGATTTAAGCTATGTATTAAATGTAAAGGATTTACATACCTCCTTTAAAACGAATGAGGGGTATGTTCCATCAGTTAATGGTGTCACCTTCCAAATTCGAAAAGGTGAAACATTAGCTGTAGTTGGCGAATCTGGTTCAGGAAAAAGTGTTACGGCACTATCCATTATGGGATTGATTGAAAAACCGGGAGTTATTGAAAAAGGAAACATTATGTTAGAAAAGACCGAATTAACAACAATCAAAGAAAAAGATTATCGAAAACTTCGGGGAAATGAGATTGCAATGATCTTCCAAGAACCACTTACATCGCTAAACCCTCTATTTACAATTGGCAATCAAATATCAGAATCCATCCGTCTTCACCAAGGTGTAGGAAAAAAGGAAGCAAAGCTACAAGTCATAGAGTTATTAAAGCGTGTAGGTATACCAAGGGCAGAGAAGATTTATAATAGTTACCCTCACACATTGAGTGGTGGAATGCGGCAACGTGTCATGATAGCGATGGCATTATCATGCAAACCTAAATTACTGATTGCTGATGAACCAACAACAGCATTAGATGTAACGATACAAGCACAGATTTTAGAATTGATGAAAATGCTCAAGAAAGAGAATGATACAGCCATTTTACTTATTACACATGATTTAGGTGTAGTGGCCGAAATGGCCGATAACGTTGCGGTTATGTATGCAGGTCAAGTAGTTGAGTATGCAGATGTTTATAGCTTATTTAAAACACCAAAACATCCGTATACGAAAGGGTTATTAAATAGTACACCAAAATTTTATGAAATAAATGAAAAACTAGAATCCATTAAAGGGACAGTACCATCGCCGTTTGCAATGCCCACTGGTTGTAGATTTAATCCACGTTGTCCATTTGCAATGGATAAGTGCTTAGTTGATGCCCCCCCGCTATTACAACTTGATGACAGCCGGCAAGCTCGTTGTTGGTTAGTGCTGGATAAGGTAGGTGAGCTAAGTCAATGA
- a CDS encoding ABC transporter substrate-binding protein, which yields MRKLLIFWSLLMVLILAACSGNTSTETNEETPEMETEGNTESTAEDRELVIAIGSDMLGFDIHAHNNTSTESIHQNMFDYLFKRDENNELQPWLAESYEIIDDMTIQVVLKQGVKFHNGDDFTADDVKYTLERVATDDTLKEHPNYKQIKEVKIVDPYTVQIVTHAPEPSIIHRLSRLGSGMLPSKYIEENGWDYFLENPIGTGPYKFVEWVRDDRIVFEPFDDYFLGKVEEWDKVTFRVIPEDSTRVSELLAGGVDIATNIPPADWDRVESNESTSLKQEVSNRTIFLVLRATEGYPTADAKVRQAIDYAIDDGTLTEFALQGAGIPTLTMVGPGNFGHEPSLYDTYNYDIEKAKQLLAEAGYPNGFEMTLHASKGRYLQDAEVAELIVGMLAQAGITVNLEFSEWSTFVELRNANENKEAYLLGLGNSMYDGAYSLDRFHSDRFAGHTDYANAEVDAILNESRTNMDSSTREQQLQEVQQIVAEDVPYVTLYLEKINTGVNDRINFTPTSDEMLYVPTITRQ from the coding sequence GTGAGAAAGCTTCTAATTTTCTGGTCGTTGTTAATGGTGCTAATTTTAGCAGCTTGTTCGGGGAATACATCTACAGAAACAAATGAAGAAACACCTGAGATGGAAACGGAAGGCAATACGGAATCTACTGCTGAAGATAGAGAATTGGTAATTGCAATTGGTTCAGATATGCTTGGGTTTGACATACACGCCCACAATAATACGTCAACAGAATCTATTCATCAAAACATGTTCGATTATTTATTTAAACGGGATGAAAACAATGAATTGCAGCCGTGGTTGGCTGAATCCTATGAAATTATTGATGATATGACAATTCAGGTTGTATTAAAACAAGGTGTGAAATTCCACAATGGAGATGATTTCACTGCTGATGATGTTAAATATACTTTGGAGAGAGTTGCAACTGATGATACGTTAAAGGAACATCCAAACTATAAACAAATTAAAGAAGTGAAAATTGTTGACCCTTATACGGTTCAAATTGTTACTCATGCACCAGAACCATCCATTATACACCGACTATCACGCTTAGGGTCTGGTATGTTACCAAGTAAATATATTGAAGAGAATGGTTGGGATTACTTCTTAGAAAATCCAATTGGTACAGGGCCATATAAGTTTGTGGAATGGGTTAGAGATGACCGAATCGTATTCGAGCCATTTGATGATTACTTCTTAGGGAAAGTTGAGGAATGGGATAAAGTTACTTTCCGTGTAATACCAGAAGATTCAACTCGTGTTTCAGAGTTGCTTGCAGGAGGGGTAGATATCGCAACCAATATTCCTCCGGCTGATTGGGATCGTGTCGAAAGTAATGAATCTACTTCATTAAAACAAGAGGTTTCCAATAGAACGATCTTTTTAGTACTACGTGCAACGGAAGGGTATCCAACGGCAGATGCTAAAGTACGACAGGCAATCGATTATGCAATCGATGATGGAACTTTAACAGAGTTTGCCCTACAAGGTGCGGGAATACCAACTTTAACAATGGTTGGACCAGGTAATTTTGGTCACGAACCAAGCCTATATGATACGTATAACTATGATATAGAGAAAGCAAAACAATTACTTGCTGAAGCAGGATATCCAAACGGATTTGAAATGACATTACATGCTTCAAAAGGTCGCTATTTGCAAGATGCCGAAGTAGCAGAGTTAATTGTAGGTATGTTAGCTCAAGCAGGAATTACTGTGAATTTAGAGTTCTCTGAATGGAGTACTTTTGTAGAATTACGAAATGCAAATGAAAATAAAGAAGCCTACTTATTAGGTTTAGGAAACTCCATGTATGACGGTGCTTATTCATTGGACAGATTCCATTCAGATCGATTTGCCGGTCATACAGATTATGCTAACGCAGAAGTAGATGCAATTTTAAACGAATCACGTACAAACATGGATTCTTCAACGAGGGAACAACAATTACAAGAAGTTCAACAGATTGTAGCTGAAGATGTACCATACGTAACATTGTATTTGGAAAAAATTAATACAGGAGTTAATGACCGAATTAACTTCACTCCAACTTCTGATGAAATGCTTTACGTTCCTACAATAACACGTCAATAA
- a CDS encoding ABC transporter permease, which yields MLKFLVKRLLEVIPVLFIISFIVFVLVFVAGDPVALLLPEDASPEDIANLRKALGLDQPFHIQYFTYLAGLLQGDFGYSYRYNDHALPIVLERLPATFELAVAAMIVAVIIAIPMGIWSATKRNSMLDFIATGGAVIGRAMPNFWLGIMLILLFSVMLGWLPVSGRGSLSHLILPAITLGTGIAAEMTRLVRSSMIEILNQDYIRTAKSKGLRKFIVIYKHAFRNSLIPVITITALQTSTLVGGALVTETVFAWPGLGQLLIQAINSRDMAIVQASVFIIAILVILMNLIVDILYRILDPRIKYN from the coding sequence TTGCTGAAGTTTTTAGTGAAAAGACTATTAGAAGTTATTCCTGTATTATTTATTATTTCCTTTATTGTCTTTGTCCTGGTATTTGTAGCTGGAGACCCTGTTGCATTATTACTACCTGAAGATGCTTCACCAGAAGACATTGCAAATTTGAGAAAAGCTTTAGGACTTGATCAACCGTTTCATATTCAATACTTTACGTATCTAGCAGGTTTGTTGCAAGGTGATTTTGGCTATTCATATCGCTACAATGATCATGCTCTACCGATCGTTTTAGAACGGTTACCAGCAACCTTTGAACTTGCAGTTGCAGCAATGATTGTTGCAGTTATTATCGCGATTCCAATGGGAATTTGGTCAGCAACAAAGCGTAATTCCATGTTAGATTTTATTGCAACTGGTGGAGCAGTAATAGGAAGAGCAATGCCGAACTTCTGGTTAGGAATTATGCTTATTCTATTGTTTTCGGTTATGTTAGGATGGTTGCCTGTTTCAGGGAGGGGAAGTTTGTCCCATTTAATATTACCGGCTATTACACTCGGGACAGGCATTGCTGCTGAGATGACGAGATTAGTTCGTTCAAGTATGATCGAAATTTTAAATCAAGATTATATACGTACTGCCAAGAGTAAGGGGTTAAGGAAATTCATAGTTATTTATAAACATGCATTTCGAAATTCTCTTATCCCAGTCATTACAATAACTGCTCTACAAACTTCAACATTAGTAGGTGGAGCACTCGTAACTGAGACTGTATTCGCTTGGCCGGGATTAGGACAACTACTAATTCAGGCAATAAATTCACGAGATATGGCCATTGTTCAAGCAAGTGTATTTATTATTGCGATATTAGTAATTTTAATGAACTTAATAGTAGATATTTTATATAGAATTCTAGACCCACGAATTAAATACAATTAA
- a CDS encoding IS110 family transposase — MKHVIALDVSKGKSTVAIYNGYRQCEFEGELNHTRVDFERLHKKIEDIKLLDGQVPDIVFEATGVYSKPVEAFFKDYGYAYCRMNPLEANLQMAKMRRNKTDLSDAHELAKTHFKMERETTYIQDDYYEQMRAMTRYYDEIEEEIILLKSRMHAILHLSFPELEQLITPSSALFLNIVQLYPHPELLLVHSKTIIKNRLKTNTRKNLSLARAEAKAAVLLEAAQNSYPAIKVNDIRCDQVRDYAARIADLLEMKNSLVRQMVVLSEGRKEYLIYRSIPGIGDSTACRLIGEIGDIRRFKNAKQLNAYAGIDIMRYQSGTTQYRDRINKRGNKHLRKILYFMVCAMLMAKGKPNHFVDYYYKLKKQPQKKPHKVAIVACINKFLKVTFQLLKQNILYDYESAIQVQKS, encoded by the coding sequence ATGAAACATGTCATTGCGTTAGATGTAAGTAAAGGAAAAAGTACAGTTGCGATTTATAATGGCTATCGCCAATGTGAATTTGAAGGCGAGTTAAATCATACACGTGTTGATTTTGAGCGATTACATAAGAAAATTGAAGACATTAAATTACTTGATGGACAAGTGCCAGACATCGTATTTGAAGCAACTGGCGTCTATTCAAAGCCTGTCGAGGCGTTCTTCAAAGATTACGGTTATGCATACTGCCGAATGAATCCACTTGAAGCGAATTTACAGATGGCGAAGATGCGTCGAAATAAAACGGATCTTAGTGATGCTCATGAGCTTGCGAAAACTCATTTTAAAATGGAAAGAGAAACAACGTACATACAAGACGACTATTATGAACAGATGCGCGCCATGACGCGTTATTACGATGAAATAGAGGAAGAAATCATTCTTTTAAAAAGCCGTATGCATGCTATTTTACATCTAAGTTTTCCTGAATTAGAACAGTTAATTACACCAAGTTCTGCCCTGTTTTTAAATATTGTGCAGCTCTATCCTCATCCCGAACTTTTATTGGTCCATTCAAAAACAATTATTAAAAATCGCTTAAAGACTAATACGCGCAAAAACCTCTCATTAGCACGGGCTGAAGCAAAAGCAGCAGTTTTATTGGAAGCAGCACAAAATAGCTATCCAGCAATTAAAGTGAATGATATTCGTTGCGATCAAGTACGTGATTATGCAGCCCGCATTGCGGATTTACTAGAGATGAAGAATTCTCTTGTAAGACAAATGGTGGTATTGTCCGAAGGACGAAAAGAATATCTTATATATCGTTCGATACCAGGTATTGGCGATTCAACAGCTTGCAGATTGATTGGAGAAATTGGTGATATTCGCCGCTTTAAAAATGCAAAACAATTGAACGCTTATGCAGGAATAGATATTATGCGCTACCAGTCGGGAACTACTCAATATAGAGATCGAATTAATAAAAGAGGTAACAAGCATTTACGAAAGATTTTATATTTTATGGTATGTGCAATGCTTATGGCAAAAGGAAAACCGAATCATTTTGTGGACTATTATTACAAATTAAAAAAGCAACCTCAGAAGAAGCCTCATAAGGTTGCAATCGTCGCCTGCATCAATAAATTTCTGAAAGTGACGTTTCAGTTATTGAAGCAGAACATTCTTTACGATTATGAGTCCGCAATACAGGTTCAGAAATCGTAA
- a CDS encoding ABC transporter permease, translated as MDKTSVVRRRYDSAILFKSLLKSKTGFVGFLIVIIVVFVAIFAQQLAPYDPATINPTKMLKPPFWLEGSDPAHLLGTDNLGRDILSRIIYGSQVSLLVGISAVVLAGIIGIVVGLIAGFYGRWVDMVLMRLVDSFLAIPNVLFALVFLAIFDSSVTTLIIVIGVTNWVAYARIVRGETLSIKEREFVKAARTIGVKNSIIMFRHILPNVMSSFIVISTLSVASTILLEASLSFLGLGIQPPTVSWGGILSDGRDYLATSWWLATLPGVAITITVLGIIFLGDWLRDVLDPRTER; from the coding sequence ATTGATAAAACATCAGTCGTCCGTAGAAGGTATGATAGTGCAATATTATTCAAATCACTTTTAAAAAGCAAAACAGGTTTTGTTGGTTTTCTTATTGTAATTATCGTTGTTTTTGTTGCAATTTTTGCCCAACAACTTGCTCCGTATGACCCTGCTACAATTAACCCTACAAAAATGCTAAAGCCACCATTTTGGCTAGAGGGCAGTGATCCAGCTCATTTATTAGGCACCGATAATTTAGGTCGTGATATTTTAAGTAGAATTATTTACGGCTCTCAAGTGTCGTTGTTAGTTGGGATTTCCGCAGTTGTTTTAGCCGGAATTATTGGAATCGTAGTGGGACTTATAGCAGGTTTTTATGGTAGATGGGTAGACATGGTTTTAATGAGATTAGTAGACTCATTTCTTGCAATTCCGAATGTATTATTTGCACTCGTATTTCTTGCAATATTTGATTCGAGTGTTACAACGCTCATTATTGTAATAGGTGTAACAAACTGGGTAGCTTATGCTCGTATCGTTCGAGGTGAAACATTATCTATTAAAGAGAGAGAATTTGTAAAAGCCGCTAGAACAATAGGCGTAAAAAATTCAATCATTATGTTCCGTCATATATTACCGAACGTCATGTCTTCGTTTATTGTTATTTCAACTTTAAGTGTTGCCTCTACTATTTTGTTAGAAGCTTCACTTAGTTTCTTAGGATTGGGAATACAACCTCCAACGGTTTCGTGGGGAGGAATTTTAAGTGATGGAAGGGACTATTTAGCGACTAGCTGGTGGTTAGCTACATTGCCTGGGGTTGCCATTACCATTACTGTATTAGGAATTATTTTCTTAGGTGATTGGCTTCGTGATGTGTTAGATCCGAGGACGGAAAGGTAG
- a CDS encoding M20 family metallopeptidase, with translation MLDFLQTKEQEMLFMLERLVNKDSGSHYKKGVDAIGKILSNEYQLLNYHVDIVEQSDVGNHLFIRHKEAKNPRIIILGHLDTVYKEGTVKNRPFIIRGTRAYGPGVIDMKGSHVTLLYAIKALIEAGHTEAIKNVHIFLNSDEEIGSATSHVLIENVSLGKQYALVMEPARPDGSIVSSRRGGGHYELKVYGKASHAGIAPEDGISAIEEISHKIIKLQKLNQLQEGINVNVGIVKGGESANVICPFAEAVIDIRIDNFEQGILIDKEIKRICSKSDVPGTVLELKGGIHRSPMIKDEGTIRLLEIIQEISEEMGLHLMDVATGGNSDASFTSNVGVPTIDGLGPVGGNAHSEDEYLEIPSLIERALLLANVIKKLSE, from the coding sequence TTGTTAGACTTTTTGCAAACAAAGGAACAGGAAATGTTATTTATGCTCGAACGTCTGGTGAACAAAGATTCTGGAAGTCATTATAAAAAAGGCGTTGACGCAATTGGAAAAATCTTATCAAACGAATACCAGTTACTAAATTATCATGTAGATATAGTGGAACAATCAGATGTGGGAAACCATCTCTTTATCCGACATAAAGAGGCAAAAAACCCACGTATCATCATATTAGGTCACTTAGATACAGTCTATAAAGAAGGAACTGTAAAAAATCGCCCATTTATAATCCGGGGAACAAGAGCTTATGGTCCAGGAGTAATTGATATGAAGGGAAGCCATGTCACACTTCTTTACGCAATAAAGGCCTTAATAGAGGCAGGTCATACAGAGGCCATTAAAAATGTGCATATTTTTTTAAATAGTGATGAAGAAATAGGCTCTGCTACTTCACATGTGTTAATAGAAAATGTTTCATTAGGTAAACAATATGCTCTTGTTATGGAACCCGCACGCCCTGATGGCTCGATAGTTAGTAGTAGAAGAGGTGGAGGACATTACGAGTTAAAAGTATATGGTAAAGCATCTCATGCCGGCATTGCCCCTGAAGATGGAATTAGCGCAATTGAAGAAATATCACATAAAATTATTAAACTACAAAAGCTAAATCAACTTCAAGAAGGTATTAATGTCAACGTAGGAATTGTTAAAGGGGGAGAATCTGCTAATGTTATTTGTCCGTTTGCTGAAGCAGTGATCGATATTCGAATCGATAATTTTGAACAGGGAATTTTAATTGACAAAGAGATAAAAAGAATATGTTCTAAGTCAGATGTTCCTGGAACTGTACTTGAGTTAAAGGGTGGAATTCACCGCTCTCCAATGATAAAGGATGAGGGTACTATCAGGTTGTTGGAAATCATTCAAGAAATAAGTGAAGAAATGGGTTTGCACCTAATGGATGTAGCTACTGGCGGAAACTCAGATGCTTCCTTTACTTCAAATGTAGGTGTACCAACAATTGACGGATTAGGACCTGTTGGAGGGAATGCGCATAGCGAAGACGAATATTTAGAAATTCCTTCGTTAATTGAACGGGCTTTATTGTTAGCAAACGTTATTAAAAAATTAAGTGAATAG